The uncultured Hyphomonas sp. genome includes a region encoding these proteins:
- the blaOXA gene encoding OXA-1090 family carbapenem-hydrolyzing class D beta-lactamase, which produces MVRAWLRPLLALSACLLAACVLPASGIPPQNVESSLESAGVDPSRSALLIVRLEDEATWSSGTARLDKRFVAASTSKIPHTLIAIETGAVSGPDEWFEWDGQARFLPAWNKSQTLADAFRHSTVWIYQTITPRIGSEALHGWLASFGYGNADTGAPEDVTAYWLKGPLRISASEQVAFLRCLVRHELPLPARTYDLAVPVMLAEEGEGWRLYAKTGWFSSDEAQDIGWYVGWLERSGGDAPGTYVFAFNMDVITPETDIPRRPAAVRQALVDIGALPAS; this is translated from the coding sequence ATGGTCAGGGCATGGCTCCGGCCGCTGCTGGCACTCTCTGCCTGTCTGCTGGCCGCATGCGTGCTGCCAGCGTCTGGCATACCGCCGCAGAACGTTGAATCATCTTTGGAAAGTGCCGGTGTAGACCCATCCCGGTCTGCCCTGTTGATTGTCCGGCTTGAAGACGAAGCGACATGGTCCAGCGGCACAGCCCGGCTGGACAAGCGTTTCGTCGCCGCTTCCACCTCCAAGATCCCGCATACGCTGATCGCCATCGAAACCGGTGCCGTCTCCGGCCCGGATGAGTGGTTCGAGTGGGACGGACAGGCGCGATTCCTGCCGGCCTGGAACAAGAGCCAGACATTGGCTGATGCGTTCCGGCACTCGACGGTCTGGATCTACCAGACGATCACGCCGCGCATCGGCAGTGAAGCCTTGCATGGCTGGCTGGCCTCTTTCGGCTACGGAAATGCCGACACAGGCGCGCCTGAGGACGTTACGGCATATTGGTTGAAAGGCCCTCTCCGCATCTCCGCAAGCGAGCAGGTGGCCTTCCTGAGGTGTCTGGTGCGGCATGAATTGCCCTTGCCGGCCCGTACTTACGACCTGGCTGTGCCTGTCATGCTGGCGGAGGAGGGAGAAGGCTGGCGCCTTTACGCCAAGACCGGCTGGTTCAGCAGCGACGAGGCGCAGGATATCGGTTGGTATGTCGGCTGGCTGGAGCGGTCCGGCGGCGACGCGCCGGGCACCTATGTGTTTGCCTTCAACATGGATGTCATCACGCCTGAAACCGACATTCCCAGGCGTCCGGCGGCCGTGCGGCAGGCACTTGTGGATATCGGGGCGCTGCCAGCCTCCTGA
- the uvrA gene encoding excinuclease ABC subunit UvrA, which yields MAESPFIRVRGAKEHNLKNIDVDIPRGELVVMTGLSGSGKSSLAFDTIYAEGQRRYVESLSAYARQFLELMQKPDVESIEGLSPAISIEQKTTSRNPRSTVGTVTEIYDYMRLLWARVGVPYSPATGLPIESQTVSQMVDRTLDLPEGARLYLLAPIVRGRKGEYRKEFAELLKNGYQRVKVDGEFYELEDPPKLDKKFKHDIDVVVDRVVVREGMEQRLAESFETALSLADGIAIAEFADKADDETEPRRVTFSANFACPVSGFTIPEIEPRLFSFNNPFGACPTCDGLGEQLKIDEGLVVPDKDLDLMNGAIAPWAKSTSPYQTQTLQALADHYGFDLKSPWNKLSKQVQDVILFGTGEDEIDFVYDDGMRRYEVTKTYEGVIPNLERRYRETDSQWVREEIGKFQAAAPCPSCGGKRLKPEALAVKIAGLDISDAGQFSIREADEWFAVAHKTLTKQQNQIASRILKEINDRLVFLNDVGLDYLSLSRASGTLSGGESQRIRLASQIGSGLTGVLYVLDEPSIGLHQRDNERLLETLKRLRDLGNSVIVVEHDEDAILTADHVIDMGPRAGVHGGEIIAEGTPADILKSKDSLTADYLNGTREIAIPKRRPVEKVKRKITLKGATGNNLRSVNATIPLGSFTCVTGVSGGGKSTLIIETLYKALARKLNGASSPPLPYESIQGLEHLDKVIDIDQSPIGRTPRSNPATYTGAFGPIRDWYAGLPEAKARGYAPGRFSFNVKGGRCEACEGDGVIKIEMHFLPDVYVTCETCKGQRYNRETLEVKFKGKSIADVLDMTVEDGAKFFSAVPAIANKLETLNRVGLGYIKVGQQATTLSGGEAQRVKLAKELSKRATGRTLYILDEPTTGLHFEDVRKLLEVLHELVDGGNTVLVIEHNLDVVKTADWVLDIGPEGGDGGGQLIAAGTPEDIAASKESWTGRFLAETFRRQDERRAARNKRSKPAAAETKSASKAAAKKSSPSKTSAKKPAAKKAPAKAPAKGRKTKAASSAK from the coding sequence ATGGCCGAGTCTCCCTTCATCCGCGTTCGCGGCGCCAAGGAACACAATCTCAAGAATATCGACGTGGACATTCCGCGCGGCGAGCTGGTCGTGATGACCGGCCTGTCCGGCTCTGGAAAATCCTCATTGGCATTCGACACGATCTATGCCGAAGGCCAGCGCCGCTATGTTGAGAGCCTCTCGGCCTATGCCCGCCAGTTCCTTGAACTGATGCAGAAACCGGATGTGGAGAGCATCGAGGGCCTGTCGCCCGCCATCTCCATCGAGCAGAAGACGACCAGCCGGAACCCGCGCTCCACCGTCGGCACGGTTACGGAGATCTATGACTATATGCGCCTCCTCTGGGCGCGCGTTGGCGTCCCCTATTCGCCGGCCACCGGCCTGCCCATCGAAAGCCAGACGGTCAGCCAGATGGTGGACCGGACGCTGGACCTGCCTGAAGGCGCGCGCCTCTACCTGCTGGCCCCCATCGTCCGTGGACGGAAAGGGGAATACCGCAAGGAATTCGCCGAACTGCTGAAGAATGGTTACCAGCGCGTGAAGGTGGATGGGGAGTTCTATGAACTCGAAGACCCGCCCAAGCTCGACAAGAAATTCAAGCACGATATCGACGTCGTGGTCGACCGGGTCGTCGTGCGCGAAGGCATGGAGCAGCGCCTCGCCGAAAGTTTCGAGACCGCCCTCAGCCTCGCCGACGGCATCGCCATCGCCGAATTCGCCGACAAGGCGGACGACGAGACCGAGCCGCGCCGCGTAACCTTCAGCGCCAATTTCGCCTGCCCGGTTTCCGGCTTCACAATTCCGGAAATCGAACCACGTCTCTTCTCGTTCAACAATCCGTTCGGCGCCTGCCCGACTTGTGACGGCCTTGGCGAACAGCTGAAGATCGATGAAGGCCTGGTTGTTCCGGACAAGGATCTGGACCTGATGAATGGCGCCATCGCGCCCTGGGCCAAGTCGACCTCGCCCTACCAGACCCAGACGCTGCAGGCGCTGGCCGACCATTACGGATTCGACCTTAAGAGCCCGTGGAACAAGCTGTCGAAGCAGGTGCAGGACGTGATCCTGTTCGGCACGGGCGAGGACGAAATCGACTTTGTCTATGATGACGGCATGCGCCGCTACGAAGTGACGAAGACGTATGAAGGCGTCATCCCGAACCTCGAGCGCCGCTATCGCGAGACTGACAGCCAGTGGGTGCGCGAGGAGATCGGGAAATTCCAGGCCGCCGCGCCCTGCCCGTCCTGCGGCGGCAAACGCCTGAAGCCGGAAGCGCTGGCCGTGAAGATCGCCGGACTCGACATTTCAGATGCCGGCCAGTTCTCCATCCGGGAAGCGGACGAATGGTTTGCCGTCGCGCACAAGACGCTGACCAAGCAGCAGAACCAGATCGCCTCCCGCATCCTGAAAGAGATCAACGACCGTCTGGTCTTCCTCAACGATGTCGGCCTCGACTATCTCAGCCTGTCGCGCGCCTCCGGTACGCTGTCAGGCGGGGAAAGCCAGCGCATCCGCCTCGCCAGCCAGATCGGCTCCGGACTGACCGGCGTGCTTTACGTGCTGGACGAGCCAAGCATCGGCCTGCACCAGCGCGACAATGAACGCCTGCTGGAAACGCTGAAGCGGCTGCGCGATCTCGGCAACTCCGTCATCGTGGTGGAGCATGATGAGGACGCGATCCTGACAGCAGACCATGTCATCGACATGGGCCCCCGCGCCGGTGTGCATGGCGGCGAAATCATTGCAGAAGGCACGCCCGCAGACATCCTGAAATCGAAAGACAGTCTGACGGCAGACTATCTGAACGGCACACGCGAAATCGCCATTCCGAAACGGCGTCCGGTGGAGAAGGTCAAGCGGAAGATCACGCTGAAGGGCGCGACGGGCAACAATCTGAGGAGCGTGAACGCGACCATTCCGCTCGGCAGCTTCACCTGCGTAACGGGCGTGTCGGGCGGCGGCAAGTCCACCCTCATCATCGAGACGCTGTACAAGGCGCTGGCCCGCAAGCTGAATGGCGCCTCCAGCCCGCCGCTGCCCTATGAGAGCATTCAGGGCCTCGAACACCTCGACAAGGTGATCGACATTGACCAGAGCCCCATCGGACGCACCCCGCGTTCGAACCCGGCGACCTATACCGGGGCCTTTGGCCCGATCCGCGACTGGTATGCCGGCCTGCCGGAAGCCAAGGCCCGCGGCTATGCGCCGGGCCGGTTCAGCTTCAACGTCAAAGGCGGCCGCTGTGAAGCCTGCGAAGGCGACGGCGTCATCAAGATCGAGATGCACTTCCTGCCGGACGTCTACGTGACGTGCGAAACCTGCAAGGGCCAGCGCTACAATCGCGAGACGCTGGAAGTGAAGTTCAAAGGCAAGTCCATCGCCGACGTGCTGGACATGACGGTCGAAGACGGCGCGAAGTTCTTCTCCGCCGTGCCCGCCATTGCCAACAAGCTGGAAACGCTGAACCGGGTCGGCCTTGGCTATATCAAGGTCGGCCAGCAGGCGACGACCCTGTCTGGCGGTGAGGCGCAACGCGTAAAGCTCGCCAAGGAACTGTCAAAGCGCGCGACCGGCCGCACACTGTATATTCTCGACGAGCCGACGACGGGTCTCCACTTCGAAGATGTGCGCAAGCTGCTCGAAGTGCTGCATGAACTGGTCGATGGCGGTAACACCGTGCTGGTGATCGAGCACAATCTGGATGTCGTGAAGACGGCCGACTGGGTATTGGACATCGGTCCGGAAGGCGGCGATGGCGGTGGCCAGCTGATCGCAGCGGGCACGCCGGAAGACATCGCCGCCAGCAAGGAAAGCTGGACCGGGCGTTTCCTGGCAGAAACCTTCCGGCGGCAGGATGAGCGACGCGCGGCCCGCAACAAGCGGTCGAAGCCTGCTGCGGCGGAAACGAAGTCCGCCAGCAAGGCCGCGGCGAAGAAATCATCGCCGTCCAAAACCAGTGCGAAAAAGCCTGCCGCCAAGAAAGCCCCTGCCAAGGCACCCGCGAAGGGCCGCAAGACGAAAGCAGCCAGCTCCGCCAAATAG
- the ssb gene encoding single-stranded DNA-binding protein: MAGSVNKVILVGNVGQDPEVRQFQNGGQVASFSLATSETWKDKNTGERREKTEWHRIAVFSEGLVRVVQNYVKKGSKLYIEGQLETRKWQDKDGQDRYTTEVVLRGFNSTLTMLDSRGEGGGRSAGGDFGGYSQGGGGARQMSGPQESFASHDLDDEIPF, translated from the coding sequence ATGGCAGGATCAGTGAACAAGGTCATCCTCGTAGGAAATGTCGGGCAGGATCCTGAGGTCCGCCAGTTCCAGAACGGTGGACAAGTGGCCAGCTTCTCGCTCGCGACGTCCGAAACCTGGAAAGACAAGAACACCGGCGAGCGCCGCGAAAAAACCGAATGGCACCGCATTGCCGTGTTCAGCGAAGGCCTTGTCCGTGTGGTCCAGAACTATGTGAAGAAGGGCTCGAAGCTGTACATCGAGGGCCAGCTCGAAACCCGCAAATGGCAGGACAAGGACGGCCAGGACCGCTACACGACTGAAGTCGTGCTGCGCGGCTTCAACTCCACGCTGACCATGCTCGACAGCCGCGGTGAAGGCGGTGGCCGGTCTGCCGGCGGCGATTTCGGCGGCTACTCGCAAGGGGGCGGCGGTGCCCGCCAGATGAGCGGCCCGCAGGAAAGCTTTGCCAGCCACGACCTCGACGACGAGATTCCGTTCTAA